A genomic segment from Segniliparus rotundus DSM 44985 encodes:
- a CDS encoding excalibur calcium-binding domain-containing protein yields the protein MRKTAWVAYLLGVAGALCIPTASLASADDSDPQPSAEAASGQTQKSPAVGGTVWVRGPFGDLLPLNGWRNCNEAKMAGHFPVTRGELGYNPELDPENTGLECT from the coding sequence ATGAGGAAAACGGCATGGGTGGCATATTTGCTCGGTGTCGCAGGCGCGCTCTGCATCCCCACGGCCTCACTGGCTTCGGCGGACGACAGCGACCCGCAGCCTTCCGCTGAAGCCGCTTCGGGACAAACACAAAAGTCCCCTGCCGTCGGCGGGACCGTGTGGGTGAGGGGGCCGTTCGGAGACCTCCTGCCCCTCAACGGGTGGCGCAACTGCAACGAGGCGAAAATGGCTGGCCACTTCCCGGTCACGCGCGGAGAACTAGGGTACAACCCGGAGCTCGACCCCGAGAACACCGGCCTGGAATGCACCTAA
- a CDS encoding D-alanyl-D-alanine carboxypeptidase family protein, whose amino-acid sequence MLRSALRNVIAIAAALTAAMAPADADPASGVLQPAGSAPAPEGAAPAWLVADLDTGEVLASRDAHGRYRPASTIKTLLAIVVLDELDTAQKVTETDADEVADRESVVKFIRPGEVRSVYELLEATLMISSNGAANALARSLGGVGAAVAKMNAEAARLGALDTHAATPSGLEAPGASTSPNDLALLFQAALRRPDFAAIVGQESAALPGAQLVNRDPLLGSYPGMLGGKTGFTDEAQYNFVGAAARSGRRLVVAVMHNPGSYPARQAGALLDWGFELEPGLGVGSLRSS is encoded by the coding sequence ATGCTCCGCTCAGCCCTCCGGAATGTCATCGCCATTGCGGCGGCCCTGACCGCCGCAATGGCCCCCGCCGACGCGGACCCCGCCAGCGGAGTGCTCCAACCCGCCGGATCGGCGCCGGCCCCCGAGGGCGCCGCGCCAGCATGGCTGGTCGCAGACCTGGACACAGGAGAGGTCCTCGCCTCTCGCGACGCCCATGGCCGCTACCGCCCGGCCAGCACCATCAAGACTCTGCTCGCGATCGTCGTCTTGGACGAGCTCGACACCGCCCAAAAAGTCACCGAGACCGACGCGGACGAGGTCGCGGATCGGGAGAGCGTCGTCAAATTCATCCGGCCTGGCGAGGTCCGCAGCGTGTACGAGCTGCTCGAAGCAACGCTCATGATCTCGTCGAACGGCGCGGCGAACGCCCTCGCCCGGTCGCTTGGCGGGGTCGGAGCGGCGGTCGCGAAAATGAACGCCGAAGCCGCTCGGCTCGGCGCGCTCGACACTCATGCCGCAACCCCGTCCGGTTTAGAAGCCCCGGGGGCCTCCACTTCGCCGAACGACCTTGCGCTTCTTTTCCAAGCCGCGCTGCGCCGGCCGGACTTCGCCGCAATCGTGGGCCAAGAATCCGCCGCGCTCCCCGGAGCCCAGCTCGTCAACAGGGACCCGCTGCTTGGCTCCTATCCGGGGATGCTGGGCGGGAAGACCGGTTTCACAGACGAGGCGCAGTACAACTTCGTCGGCGCTGCCGCCCGAAGCGGAAGACGGCTCGTCGTGGCGGTCATGCACAACCCCGGCTCCTACCCGGCGCGGCAAGCGGGCGCCCTGTTGGACTGGGGTTTCGAACTCGAACCAGGCCTGGGCGTCGGATCGCTGCGCTCGTCATAG
- a CDS encoding alpha/beta hydrolase: MRSVSETDIVFTSRQGSCAGSLFRPDGPDAFIPPRPVVVLGHGLGAVRQMRLSAYARRFAQAGYLAMTFDYRHFGESDGEPRQLLSIRRQQEDWQAAVRYARSVPGADPRHVAVFGTSFGGGHVIELAAKDHSLAAVIAQCPFTFGLASLAKVRPPGSIKVAARAAADLLAAARRKPPVLVPLVGPTGTAALMNAPDALDGYLGIVPEGLAFANAVSARTGAAIPLWAPGRLASKVTAPILFAICERDTVAPAGPTLRFARQAPQATIRRYPFGHFEIYNGSAFDEAVEDYVDFLQRHVPTPDLGR; this comes from the coding sequence ATGCGCTCAGTCAGCGAAACAGACATCGTCTTCACCTCTCGGCAAGGCTCGTGCGCGGGTTCGTTGTTCCGCCCCGACGGGCCCGACGCGTTCATCCCGCCGCGCCCTGTCGTCGTCCTCGGGCATGGCCTCGGCGCAGTGCGCCAGATGCGGCTGTCCGCCTACGCCCGGCGCTTCGCACAAGCCGGATACCTTGCTATGACCTTCGACTACCGGCATTTCGGCGAGTCCGACGGCGAGCCGAGGCAACTGCTCTCAATCCGACGCCAGCAAGAGGACTGGCAGGCCGCCGTCCGATACGCGCGCAGCGTTCCAGGAGCCGATCCGCGCCACGTCGCTGTCTTCGGCACTTCTTTCGGCGGCGGGCATGTGATCGAGCTCGCCGCCAAAGACCATTCCCTCGCCGCCGTGATCGCCCAGTGCCCCTTCACCTTCGGATTGGCGTCCCTGGCCAAGGTGCGCCCTCCCGGCTCCATCAAGGTGGCGGCCCGCGCGGCCGCAGATCTGCTCGCCGCAGCACGGCGCAAACCCCCAGTCCTTGTCCCTCTCGTCGGGCCGACCGGCACGGCCGCGTTGATGAACGCCCCCGACGCGCTGGACGGCTATCTCGGGATCGTGCCCGAGGGGCTCGCATTCGCCAACGCGGTCTCCGCGCGCACAGGGGCGGCCATTCCGCTGTGGGCTCCTGGGCGGCTGGCTTCGAAGGTCACTGCCCCGATCCTGTTCGCGATCTGCGAACGAGACACTGTCGCGCCTGCGGGACCGACCCTGCGCTTCGCCCGCCAAGCCCCCCAAGCGACCATTCGCCGCTACCCCTTCGGCCATTTCGAGATCTACAACGGCTCCGCTTTCGACGAGGCTGTCGAGGATTACGTCGACTTCCTTCAGAGGCATGTGCCCACACCAGATCTTGGGCGGTGA
- a CDS encoding DEAD/DEAH box helicase, with product MLQISFFSKLWCVSLSGVYQYYKKCELAQKKNFGFLTAGPPPYHGQGRREQAQETNRLTQASAQTRPLRAWQRRALAKYLSSAPTDFLAVATPGSGKTTFGLRIAAELLADRTVDQVTVVTPTEHLKHQWAASAEAAGLLLDSRFSNAVGATSSDNHGVVVTYAQVAAHPARHRVRTERRRTLVLLDEVHHAGDAKSWGEATREAFEGAERRVALTGTPFRSDDNPIPFVRYEPVGDGSLMSRSDHHYGYAQALADGVVRPVVFLAYSGEARWRSNAGDEYAARLGDPLTREHTARAWRTALDPHGDWIPAVFAAAHRRLEHKRASGMPDAGGLVIATDQDKARAYAVRLREITGEAPTVVVSDDPSASAKIAEFSKGTSKWLVAVRMVSEGVDVPRLCVGVYATSSATPLYFAQAVGRFVRARRPGETASVFLPSVPVLLGLASELEAQRDHVLGAPKRHEEGWEDELLSEANRTQSTADLPPEAFEALGAQAELDQVIYDGNSFGTATFAGSDEEADYLGLPGLLDAEQMRALLSKRQEEQLARRSQVVVAPEPARLAGGDGKSLADLRRELNALVAAYHHRTGKPHGVVHTELRAKLGGPAVAAASAHQLKERIELLRTWARSG from the coding sequence ATGCTGCAAATCTCTTTCTTCTCAAAATTATGGTGTGTGTCACTGAGTGGTGTGTATCAATACTACAAGAAATGTGAACTAGCGCAAAAGAAAAATTTCGGATTTCTGACAGCGGGCCCGCCGCCGTATCATGGGCAAGGCAGACGGGAACAGGCACAGGAGACGAACAGGTTGACTCAGGCGAGCGCCCAAACGAGGCCGTTGCGCGCATGGCAGCGGCGTGCGCTGGCGAAGTACCTGAGCTCGGCCCCGACGGATTTCCTCGCGGTGGCGACCCCCGGCTCGGGGAAAACGACGTTCGGCCTGCGAATCGCCGCCGAACTTCTCGCCGACCGGACGGTGGACCAGGTCACTGTGGTGACTCCGACAGAGCACCTCAAACATCAGTGGGCTGCCTCCGCCGAGGCGGCCGGGCTGCTGCTCGACTCGCGCTTCTCGAACGCGGTCGGCGCGACTTCCAGCGACAACCACGGTGTTGTGGTGACCTACGCGCAGGTGGCAGCGCATCCCGCGCGCCACAGGGTGCGCACCGAACGCCGGCGCACACTGGTGCTGCTCGACGAGGTCCACCACGCTGGCGATGCGAAATCATGGGGCGAAGCCACGCGCGAGGCGTTCGAGGGGGCCGAGCGCCGGGTGGCATTGACGGGAACCCCGTTCCGCAGCGACGACAATCCCATTCCTTTTGTCCGATATGAGCCGGTCGGAGACGGATCGCTCATGAGCCGCTCCGACCACCACTACGGTTATGCGCAGGCATTGGCCGACGGGGTGGTCCGCCCTGTCGTGTTCCTCGCGTACTCCGGCGAGGCGCGTTGGCGCTCGAACGCTGGCGACGAGTACGCCGCCCGCCTGGGCGACCCCCTCACCAGGGAGCACACTGCCCGCGCCTGGCGCACTGCCTTGGACCCGCACGGCGACTGGATCCCCGCGGTCTTCGCCGCCGCGCATCGGCGCCTTGAGCACAAACGCGCGTCCGGCATGCCGGACGCGGGCGGGCTTGTGATCGCGACCGACCAGGACAAAGCGCGCGCATACGCGGTGCGGCTGCGTGAGATCACCGGAGAGGCGCCGACAGTGGTCGTCTCCGACGATCCGAGCGCCTCCGCGAAGATCGCCGAGTTCTCCAAGGGCACGTCGAAGTGGCTGGTGGCGGTTCGGATGGTGTCGGAAGGCGTGGACGTCCCACGCCTGTGCGTCGGCGTGTACGCGACAAGCTCGGCGACGCCGCTCTATTTCGCGCAGGCCGTGGGCCGTTTCGTCCGAGCCCGCCGGCCTGGGGAGACGGCAAGCGTCTTCCTCCCTTCTGTGCCGGTGCTTTTAGGCCTTGCGAGCGAATTGGAAGCCCAGCGCGACCATGTGCTGGGCGCCCCCAAGCGGCACGAGGAAGGCTGGGAGGACGAGCTTCTCTCGGAAGCGAACCGCACGCAGTCCACCGCGGACCTGCCGCCGGAGGCGTTCGAGGCGCTCGGCGCGCAAGCCGAGTTGGACCAAGTGATTTACGATGGGAACTCGTTCGGGACGGCCACGTTCGCGGGTTCGGACGAGGAGGCGGACTACTTGGGCTTGCCGGGGCTCTTGGACGCGGAACAGATGCGCGCCCTGTTGAGCAAGCGGCAAGAGGAGCAGCTTGCCCGGCGTTCGCAGGTCGTTGTGGCCCCGGAACCGGCCCGGCTTGCGGGCGGCGACGGGAAATCGCTCGCCGATCTGCGTCGAGAGCTCAACGCCCTCGTCGCCGCGTACCACCACCGCACGGGCAAACCCCATGGCGTCGTGCACACAGAGCTGCGGGCGAAACTCGGCGGGCCCGCAGTCGCGGCGGCTTCCGCGCATCAGCTCAAGGAGCGTATCGAACTGCTGCGCACATGGGCTCGGTCGGGATAA
- the groL gene encoding chaperonin GroEL (60 kDa chaperone family; promotes refolding of misfolded polypeptides especially under stressful conditions; forms two stacked rings of heptamers to form a barrel-shaped 14mer; ends can be capped by GroES; misfolded proteins enter the barrel where they are refolded when GroES binds), with amino-acid sequence MAKLIEYDETARRALERGVDRLANTVKVTLGPRGRHVVLAKAYGGPTVTNDGVTIARDIDLEDPFENLGAQLVKSVATKTNDVAGDGTTTATVLAQALIREGLRNVAAGANPISLGSGVAKGADEVSEALVKLATPVDSEEHIAQIATVSSRDERIGQLVGEALTKVGKDGVVTVEESGTLETELVVTEGVRFDKGFLSPYFITDQDEQEAVLENASVLLHRDKISSLPDLLPLLEKIAEAGKPLLVVAEDVEGEALSTLVVNALRKTLHVVAVKAPYFGDRRKSFLEDLAVATGAQVVNPEVGLALREVGLEVLGSARRVVVTKDETTIVDGAGSGEQVQSRIAQIRQEIENTDSDWDREKLQERLAKLAGGVAVIKVGAATETEVKERKHRVEDAVSAAKAAVEEGVVPGGGTALVHAGAGLPALAASLSGDEATGVLALAKAIKAPLHWIATNAGQDGAVVVDKVSGSPEIGFNAANLTYENLLEAGIIDPVKVTRSAVVNAASVARMVFTTETAIIEKPAKEDGAGHHGHAH; translated from the coding sequence ATGGCAAAACTCATCGAATACGACGAGACGGCCCGGCGCGCGCTTGAGCGCGGCGTGGACCGGCTCGCCAACACTGTGAAAGTAACCCTCGGCCCCCGCGGCAGGCACGTCGTGCTCGCCAAGGCCTACGGCGGGCCGACCGTCACCAACGACGGCGTGACCATCGCCCGCGACATCGACCTCGAAGACCCCTTCGAGAACCTCGGCGCGCAGCTCGTGAAGTCTGTCGCCACCAAGACCAACGACGTCGCTGGCGACGGCACCACCACGGCGACCGTGCTCGCCCAAGCCCTCATTCGCGAGGGCTTGCGCAACGTCGCCGCAGGCGCGAACCCGATCTCGCTCGGCTCTGGCGTCGCCAAAGGGGCCGACGAGGTGAGCGAAGCGCTTGTGAAGCTCGCCACCCCGGTCGACAGCGAGGAGCACATCGCCCAGATCGCCACCGTCTCCTCGCGTGACGAGCGCATCGGCCAGCTCGTCGGCGAAGCGCTGACCAAAGTCGGCAAGGACGGCGTGGTGACCGTCGAAGAGTCGGGAACGCTTGAGACCGAACTCGTGGTGACCGAGGGCGTCCGTTTCGACAAGGGCTTCCTCTCCCCCTACTTCATCACCGATCAGGACGAGCAAGAAGCGGTCCTGGAAAACGCCTCCGTGCTGTTGCACCGGGACAAGATCAGCTCGCTGCCCGACCTGCTTCCGCTCTTGGAGAAAATCGCCGAGGCGGGCAAGCCCCTCCTCGTCGTCGCAGAGGACGTCGAGGGCGAGGCCCTGTCCACGCTTGTGGTCAACGCTCTGCGCAAGACACTGCACGTCGTTGCCGTGAAGGCTCCGTACTTCGGCGACCGGCGCAAGTCGTTCCTTGAGGATCTCGCGGTGGCCACCGGCGCCCAGGTCGTCAATCCCGAGGTCGGTCTCGCCTTGCGCGAAGTCGGCCTTGAGGTGCTCGGCTCCGCCCGCCGTGTCGTCGTGACCAAAGACGAGACCACAATCGTCGATGGCGCGGGCTCGGGCGAGCAGGTGCAGAGCCGAATCGCTCAGATCCGCCAGGAGATCGAGAACACCGACTCGGACTGGGACCGCGAAAAACTCCAGGAACGCCTTGCCAAGCTCGCTGGCGGTGTCGCGGTCATCAAGGTTGGCGCTGCCACCGAGACCGAGGTCAAGGAGCGCAAGCACCGCGTCGAGGACGCCGTGTCCGCTGCGAAAGCCGCTGTGGAAGAAGGCGTCGTCCCTGGCGGGGGAACTGCGCTCGTGCATGCTGGCGCGGGCCTTCCCGCTCTCGCCGCGAGCCTTTCCGGCGACGAGGCGACCGGGGTGCTCGCCCTCGCCAAGGCGATCAAAGCTCCGCTGCACTGGATCGCGACCAACGCGGGCCAGGACGGCGCTGTCGTGGTGGACAAGGTGAGCGGGAGCCCGGAGATCGGCTTCAACGCCGCGAATCTGACCTACGAGAACCTTCTCGAAGCCGGGATTATCGACCCGGTGAAGGTCACCCGCTCGGCAGTGGTGAACGCGGCCTCCGTGGCTCGCATGGTGTTCACCACCGAAACCGCCATTATCGAGAAGCCGGCGAAAGAAGACGGCGCAGGCCATCACGGCCACGCCCACTAA
- a CDS encoding DedA family protein: MVGHIIHMIVATLQGMPPWALLVMAFLLPALEASVFLGVVVPGEIVLLLAAIGASKGQLPLWAVIVAGVLGAVIGDFVGFEVGKRWGHSLLEKLPKRIVKPDHIDRAKAALRRRGALTVFFGRWAAALRAFVPGLAGMSGMRLRVYAPANAAGGFVWAVAVVLLGFTIGQHVEKYLSQVSNIVTVLVAALLLYFLVKEIIRARAKRATATSASKEE, translated from the coding sequence ATGGTCGGGCACATCATTCATATGATCGTTGCAACGCTCCAGGGCATGCCGCCGTGGGCGTTGCTCGTCATGGCCTTCCTCTTGCCAGCGCTTGAGGCTTCCGTGTTCCTTGGCGTGGTGGTGCCCGGCGAAATCGTCCTCCTCCTCGCCGCAATCGGCGCTAGCAAGGGCCAACTGCCGCTCTGGGCGGTGATCGTCGCTGGGGTCCTCGGCGCGGTCATCGGCGACTTCGTGGGCTTTGAGGTGGGCAAGCGCTGGGGCCACTCGCTCCTGGAAAAATTGCCGAAACGGATTGTGAAGCCCGACCACATCGACAGGGCGAAAGCCGCGCTGCGCCGACGGGGCGCGCTCACGGTGTTCTTCGGGCGCTGGGCCGCCGCCCTGCGCGCTTTCGTCCCCGGACTGGCAGGCATGTCGGGTATGCGCCTTCGGGTCTACGCGCCCGCGAACGCGGCAGGCGGCTTCGTGTGGGCCGTGGCGGTGGTCCTCCTGGGCTTCACGATCGGGCAACATGTCGAGAAGTACCTGAGCCAAGTCTCCAACATCGTCACCGTTCTCGTGGCCGCGCTGCTCCTCTACTTCCTCGTCAAAGAAATCATCCGAGCACGCGCGAAGCGCGCAACGGCAACATCGGCAAGCAAGGAGGAATAA
- a CDS encoding cupin domain-containing protein: MTLNRRQVLGGAGLVGASALGGAGAERALSAHQEPPPPHGGVPETDPARFGDPRIPAELDTKQPHLFHLGALEPTRFDGGELRQASERNFPILAGQQASVVMVTLDKGGVREPHWHPSAWEINVVVSGKAKWTILEPEGHHEVFEAGPGDVVFASQGDFHYFENSDDEPLKVLIVFNASTQEGKDDIGIASAISAIPPEVLGTLFGVPAEHFAQLKKFDTSVTITRRRV, encoded by the coding sequence ATGACCTTGAACCGAAGACAAGTCCTTGGCGGCGCGGGGCTTGTTGGGGCCTCCGCGCTCGGCGGCGCTGGCGCGGAGCGCGCGCTCAGCGCGCACCAGGAGCCGCCCCCGCCGCATGGCGGCGTCCCCGAAACGGACCCTGCCCGGTTCGGGGACCCGCGCATCCCCGCTGAGCTCGACACGAAACAGCCGCACCTGTTCCACCTCGGCGCATTGGAGCCGACCCGCTTCGATGGCGGGGAGTTGCGCCAGGCCAGCGAGAGGAACTTCCCGATCCTCGCCGGACAACAGGCCAGCGTCGTCATGGTGACCTTGGACAAGGGCGGCGTCCGCGAACCGCACTGGCATCCGAGCGCCTGGGAGATCAACGTGGTGGTCTCTGGCAAAGCGAAATGGACCATCCTGGAACCAGAAGGGCACCACGAGGTGTTCGAGGCGGGCCCCGGCGACGTCGTGTTCGCGTCCCAAGGCGATTTCCACTACTTCGAGAACTCCGACGACGAGCCGCTGAAAGTCCTGATTGTTTTCAACGCGAGCACGCAGGAGGGCAAAGACGACATCGGGATCGCCTCAGCGATCAGCGCGATCCCGCCAGAAGTGCTCGGGACGCTCTTCGGCGTGCCAGCCGAGCATTTCGCGCAACTGAAGAAATTCGACACATCGGTCACGATCACCCGCCGCCGCGTCTGA
- the pnuC gene encoding nicotinamide riboside transporter PnuC, whose protein sequence is MLRSDFLQWLIDCKHWLDSPALRAFGGQPASWAEVIGFVLGVGSTGYGAVESPWCWPFSIANNVVWIPLFFTAGLYADTSLQFVYAVLGAIGLWHWATGRAAARGKLPVTRTPQWEWHLQALLLAVGTWWLWAVLVHVHDSAPFLDAFTSVFSIIAMWAQVRKYIETWPLWVAIDFVYIPLYIHKGLMLTAALTVVFLAFAVWGWAVWHRSLLRDSAEPAKPAAVFA, encoded by the coding sequence ATGCTCCGCTCTGATTTCCTGCAGTGGCTGATCGATTGCAAGCATTGGCTCGACAGCCCGGCGCTGCGGGCGTTCGGCGGCCAGCCCGCCTCCTGGGCCGAGGTGATCGGTTTCGTCCTCGGGGTCGGCAGCACGGGGTACGGCGCTGTCGAATCGCCGTGGTGCTGGCCGTTCTCCATCGCCAACAACGTCGTCTGGATCCCCCTTTTTTTCACGGCAGGGCTCTACGCGGACACGTCGCTGCAATTCGTCTACGCGGTGCTCGGAGCCATCGGCCTCTGGCATTGGGCCACCGGCCGCGCAGCGGCGCGAGGCAAGCTGCCAGTGACCCGCACGCCGCAATGGGAGTGGCATCTGCAAGCGCTCCTGCTCGCCGTCGGCACATGGTGGCTGTGGGCCGTGCTCGTCCATGTGCACGACTCCGCGCCTTTCCTCGACGCGTTCACCTCAGTTTTTTCGATCATCGCCATGTGGGCGCAGGTGCGCAAGTACATTGAGACGTGGCCGTTGTGGGTGGCGATCGACTTCGTCTACATACCCTTGTACATCCACAAAGGGCTCATGCTGACCGCCGCGCTCACAGTCGTCTTCCTTGCCTTCGCGGTGTGGGGATGGGCCGTCTGGCACCGCTCGTTGCTCCGGGACAGCGCCGAGCCCGCCAAACCTGCGGCGGTGTTCGCCTAG
- the groES gene encoding co-chaperone GroES: MSVNIKPLEDKILVQANEAETKTASGLVIPDTAKEKPQEGTVVAVGEGRVTEKGNRIPLDVKAGDTVIYSKYGGTEIKYDGTEYLILSARDILAVVEK; this comes from the coding sequence ATGAGCGTGAACATCAAGCCGCTTGAGGACAAGATCCTCGTCCAGGCGAATGAGGCCGAGACGAAGACCGCTTCTGGCCTGGTCATCCCGGACACCGCGAAGGAAAAGCCCCAGGAGGGCACCGTCGTCGCGGTCGGCGAAGGCCGGGTCACCGAGAAGGGCAACCGCATCCCTCTCGACGTCAAAGCCGGTGACACTGTCATCTACAGCAAGTACGGCGGCACCGAGATCAAGTACGACGGCACGGAGTACTTGATCCTTTCGGCGCGCGACATTCTGGCTGTGGTCGAAAAGTGA
- a CDS encoding excalibur calcium-binding domain-containing protein, whose amino-acid sequence MASILSKAPGAALIAAVAAVAFFAPTAAADEDAPSGPTQWNRLSDGSPYPSDGWRSCAEAAANGVIYVKRGQPGYNPALDPAGSGFECIDG is encoded by the coding sequence ATGGCATCGATACTGTCGAAAGCACCGGGCGCCGCATTGATCGCCGCAGTGGCCGCGGTCGCCTTCTTCGCCCCGACGGCCGCCGCCGACGAGGACGCCCCCTCCGGGCCGACGCAGTGGAACCGCCTTTCCGACGGCTCGCCCTATCCAAGCGATGGATGGCGCAGCTGCGCCGAAGCCGCCGCCAACGGCGTGATCTACGTCAAGCGCGGCCAACCGGGCTACAATCCGGCGCTCGACCCCGCGGGCAGCGGCTTCGAATGCATCGACGGCTGA
- a CDS encoding WhiB family transcriptional regulator translates to MSIPHLPGPNADLWDWQIKGVCRGMDSSIFFHPEGERGRARRQRENKAKEFCRQCPVVMQCREHAIRVGEPYGIWGGLSESERIVAMEKRRRRLAS, encoded by the coding sequence ATGTCGATTCCACACCTCCCTGGTCCGAACGCGGATCTTTGGGATTGGCAGATCAAGGGCGTCTGTCGCGGCATGGACTCGTCGATCTTCTTCCATCCTGAGGGTGAGCGCGGTCGCGCGCGCAGGCAGCGGGAGAACAAGGCGAAAGAGTTCTGCAGGCAATGCCCGGTCGTCATGCAATGCCGCGAGCATGCGATCCGCGTCGGCGAGCCGTACGGCATTTGGGGCGGACTGTCCGAGTCCGAGCGAATTGTCGCCATGGAGAAGCGCCGACGCAGGCTCGCGAGCTAG
- a CDS encoding cystathionine gamma-lyase, with protein MSHPEEIGPSTRCVRATGSPCDPGQPLSPSPVLTSTYHALPLGEAGDFYGRNSNPTWRVLERALAELEHADAALVFPTGMGAITAVLRALSGGGTVLVPADGYYQTRVYAAERLAAYGIQVRSERCEAFTEAVRSLARAPQPSVVFAETPVNPTLDVLDLRATATAAREAEAMFVVDNTAATPFGQTPLDFGADLVVAAATKGLCGHSDITLGYIATNRADLAEAIALERTVSGVTTGPFEAWLAHRSLATAALRFQRQCANAQAVAEFLNGKPQVRSVRYPGLASDPSHALAARQMKGFGSLVSVTFEDMGTAQRFLARSELFAEATSFGGVHSTADRRARWGDAVPEGFLRLSIGIEDERDLLADLQRALA; from the coding sequence ATGAGCCATCCTGAAGAAATTGGCCCGAGCACTCGTTGCGTCCGCGCGACGGGCAGTCCTTGCGATCCGGGCCAGCCGCTGTCGCCGAGCCCGGTGCTCACTTCGACCTACCACGCCCTGCCGCTCGGGGAAGCCGGGGATTTTTACGGCCGCAACAGCAACCCGACCTGGCGGGTTCTTGAAAGGGCTCTCGCCGAGTTGGAACATGCCGACGCGGCGTTGGTCTTCCCCACCGGCATGGGGGCGATCACCGCGGTGCTGCGCGCGCTCTCCGGCGGCGGCACAGTCCTCGTCCCGGCGGACGGCTATTACCAGACGCGGGTCTATGCGGCCGAGCGGCTCGCCGCGTATGGGATCCAGGTCCGCAGTGAGCGTTGCGAGGCGTTCACGGAAGCGGTCCGATCTTTGGCGCGCGCCCCGCAGCCCAGTGTGGTCTTCGCCGAGACCCCGGTCAATCCCACACTCGATGTGCTCGATCTGCGCGCAACGGCGACTGCGGCCCGCGAGGCAGAGGCAATGTTCGTCGTGGACAACACGGCGGCGACGCCGTTCGGCCAGACCCCGCTCGATTTTGGGGCGGACCTCGTTGTCGCAGCCGCGACGAAAGGCCTGTGCGGCCATAGCGACATCACGCTCGGCTACATCGCGACGAATCGGGCCGATCTCGCCGAGGCGATTGCGCTGGAGCGGACGGTCTCTGGTGTCACAACAGGGCCCTTTGAAGCATGGCTCGCGCACCGGAGCCTGGCGACTGCGGCGTTGCGTTTTCAGCGGCAATGCGCCAACGCGCAGGCGGTGGCCGAATTTTTGAATGGAAAACCGCAGGTTCGATCAGTGCGTTACCCAGGTTTGGCTTCCGACCCCTCGCATGCTCTCGCGGCGCGGCAGATGAAAGGGTTCGGCAGTTTGGTCTCTGTCACGTTCGAGGACATGGGCACAGCTCAGCGGTTTCTCGCCCGAAGCGAACTCTTCGCCGAGGCGACGAGTTTCGGAGGCGTGCACAGCACAGCGGACCGGCGGGCGCGGTGGGGAGACGCGGTGCCGGAGGGGTTCTTGCGCCTCTCGATCGGCATCGAGGACGAGAGGGACTTGCTCGCCGATCTTCAGCGCGCGCTGGCGTGA